In Candidatus Neomarinimicrobiota bacterium, a single genomic region encodes these proteins:
- a CDS encoding MotA/TolQ/ExbB proton channel family protein, whose product MWPILGVFIFGLIFVVERSISLLKTTIQTSSFLKRIDVTLKEQGVDAALEVCRNTPGSIPKIYLAGLSRADRGTVAVEKAIESAGSIEMSFLENNMIWLSTVVSLAPMLGFTGTVFGMVNAFDSIAAANDIQPALVAVGISMALLTTLFGLVVAIIIQFSQNVFTFMIDKLIVKMEESSIDLVDTMESIEQK is encoded by the coding sequence ATGTGGCCAATTCTTGGTGTATTTATTTTTGGACTGATATTTGTCGTCGAACGCTCAATCAGTCTTTTAAAGACAACAATTCAGACCTCATCTTTTCTTAAAAGAATTGATGTTACCTTAAAAGAGCAGGGTGTGGATGCTGCACTGGAAGTATGTCGCAACACTCCCGGTTCCATTCCCAAGATCTACCTGGCTGGTCTTTCTCGAGCAGATCGTGGCACTGTTGCAGTTGAAAAAGCAATTGAAAGTGCCGGATCCATTGAAATGTCTTTTCTTGAAAACAATATGATCTGGCTTTCCACAGTAGTTTCTCTTGCACCCATGTTGGGATTCACTGGAACAGTCTTTGGTATGGTCAACGCTTTTGATTCCATTGCCGCTGCAAATGATATTCAACCAGCTCTGGTTGCTGTAGGTATCTCCATGGCATTGTTGACAACCCTGTTTGGTTTGGTCGTGGCTATAATTATTCAGTTTTCCCAGAATGTTTTCACCTTTATGATCGATAAACTGATCGTTAAGATGGAAGAGTCCTCTATCGATCTGGTCGATACGATGGAATCAATAGAGCAAAAATAA
- a CDS encoding biopolymer transporter ExbD, with the protein MLLKNKKKRSGGEIPTASLPDIVFMLLLFFLVTTTIDMDKGLGMVLPDKGESVEVHKKNITNILVSASGKVAIGSGGDIRIVDVRELKPIALQLLAINDKMIFSVKTDSRTMYSVYVDVIDQLKQANAKRISIADPES; encoded by the coding sequence ATGCTGTTAAAGAACAAGAAAAAGCGAAGCGGCGGAGAAATTCCCACAGCATCCCTCCCGGATATTGTGTTCATGCTGTTACTCTTCTTTCTGGTTACCACGACCATTGATATGGACAAGGGACTGGGAATGGTTCTTCCAGACAAGGGAGAATCAGTTGAAGTGCACAAGAAGAACATTACCAATATTCTGGTGAGTGCTTCAGGGAAAGTAGCTATTGGGAGTGGTGGCGATATTCGTATTGTAGATGTCCGTGAACTAAAACCGATAGCTCTACAGCTCTTGGCCATAAACGATAAGATGATCTTTTCTGTCAAAACAGATTCCCGGACTATGTACAGCGTCTATGTTGATGTGATTGACCAGCTCAAGCAGGCCAATGCCAAACGCATCTCGATTGCGGATCCGGAGAGTTAG
- the recQ gene encoding DNA helicase RecQ produces MIKAAQKTLKNIFGYDEFRPLQQEVIENVLNRKDTLCIMPTGGGKSLCYQIPALLFEGLTIVVSPLISLMEDQVKQLEALGVDALMLNSSLSPQEYQDNTRRIRQKEIRLLYLAPETLLMERTLTLLASQKVACFTIDEAHCISEWGHDFRPEYRQLMDLRATFPEAVCLALTATATQRVQQDIRRSLHFETSASFVASFNRENLFLEIRQKSQPAHQTLQFLEKFPNQSGIIYCLSRKQVDEMSEFLEDEGYSVKPYHAGLPTEIRQQNQASFIRDDTQIMVATIAFGMGINKPNVRFILHFDLPSNIESYYQQIGRAGRDGLRADCLFLFGYGDIRKIKFFIGQKKPSEQVIASTQLNALIGLAETEDCRRIPLLKYFGEEAQTTNCGMCDNCLNEKQTVMDVTIPAQQFLSCVKHSKEIFGAGHIIDILRGSKSQKIKKFTHHKLSTYGIGKELSKQQWFYLSRQFIQKELLIQDMQHGSLKLTAQAWEVLRGNLSVSAKMETQRKARLQPKTELKYDLNLFEVLRQLRKTMADNNNVPPYVIFPDKTLIEMAIYFPHSEEVMLQLHGVGTVKYEKYADPFMRAITDYCQINELTEIPKHGTGRKSKSISKRIGKLRHQVVGEKYNAGTSFVQLTKEFNVKNNTILDHLFKYSTEGNNLRFSDDFLETSQLTPQQQTAVSNAFKQYGTSALRPVFDALNEEVSFEGLKIMRLHYLSERQQKEQ; encoded by the coding sequence ATGATTAAAGCAGCCCAAAAAACCCTCAAAAATATTTTCGGTTATGATGAATTTCGTCCTCTACAGCAAGAGGTGATTGAAAATGTGCTTAATAGGAAAGACACTCTTTGCATCATGCCCACAGGTGGTGGAAAATCACTCTGCTACCAAATTCCGGCTCTGCTATTTGAAGGACTGACCATTGTGGTCTCCCCCCTGATCTCGTTGATGGAAGATCAGGTCAAACAACTTGAAGCTCTCGGTGTTGACGCCCTCATGTTGAACAGTTCTCTGTCACCCCAGGAGTATCAGGACAATACTCGACGGATCCGTCAAAAAGAGATTCGCTTGCTCTACCTGGCTCCTGAAACCCTGTTGATGGAGCGAACTCTGACTCTGCTGGCCTCCCAAAAAGTGGCCTGCTTTACCATTGACGAAGCCCACTGCATCAGCGAATGGGGACACGATTTCCGACCGGAATATCGGCAACTCATGGATCTTAGAGCAACATTCCCTGAAGCGGTGTGTCTCGCCCTCACAGCAACTGCAACCCAGCGAGTTCAGCAGGATATTCGCAGATCCCTTCACTTTGAGACTTCCGCCAGCTTTGTGGCCAGTTTTAATCGGGAGAATCTCTTCCTGGAAATAAGACAAAAATCACAACCTGCTCACCAAACGCTTCAGTTTCTCGAAAAATTCCCCAATCAGTCAGGCATTATTTACTGTCTTTCCCGAAAGCAGGTGGACGAAATGAGCGAATTTCTTGAAGATGAGGGCTATTCAGTAAAACCTTATCATGCTGGATTACCCACCGAGATCCGCCAACAGAATCAGGCCAGTTTTATTCGTGATGACACCCAGATCATGGTGGCTACCATTGCCTTTGGAATGGGTATTAATAAACCTAACGTCCGGTTTATCCTGCATTTTGACCTACCCAGTAATATTGAAAGCTATTACCAGCAAATTGGCCGGGCTGGTCGCGATGGTCTCCGGGCAGATTGCCTGTTTCTGTTTGGCTATGGTGATATCCGAAAGATCAAATTTTTTATTGGACAAAAGAAACCAAGTGAACAGGTCATTGCATCAACCCAGTTAAACGCTTTGATCGGGCTGGCTGAAACAGAAGATTGCCGCCGGATTCCCCTGCTGAAATATTTCGGAGAAGAAGCTCAAACAACAAACTGTGGCATGTGTGATAATTGTTTGAATGAGAAACAAACTGTTATGGATGTAACCATTCCAGCTCAACAATTTTTATCTTGTGTCAAACACTCCAAAGAGATTTTCGGCGCAGGTCATATCATCGATATTCTCCGTGGTTCGAAATCACAAAAGATCAAAAAGTTCACCCATCACAAACTGTCTACTTACGGTATTGGAAAAGAGCTCTCCAAGCAACAGTGGTTTTATCTCTCTCGCCAGTTTATCCAGAAAGAGCTCCTCATTCAGGACATGCAGCACGGCAGTCTCAAATTAACAGCACAAGCCTGGGAAGTATTAAGAGGTAATTTAAGTGTTTCTGCAAAAATGGAAACACAGCGAAAAGCACGTTTGCAACCCAAAACAGAGCTGAAATATGATTTAAATTTGTTTGAAGTATTAAGACAGTTGCGAAAAACGATGGCGGACAATAATAATGTGCCGCCCTATGTGATCTTTCCCGATAAAACCTTGATCGAAATGGCTATTTATTTTCCTCACTCAGAAGAGGTCATGCTGCAATTGCACGGTGTTGGTACCGTTAAATATGAAAAATATGCTGATCCATTTATGCGGGCAATCACTGATTATTGTCAGATCAATGAACTAACAGAAATTCCCAAGCACGGCACGGGCAGAAAGTCTAAATCTATTTCTAAAAGAATTGGTAAACTTCGCCATCAGGTTGTGGGTGAAAAATACAATGCCGGCACATCGTTCGTTCAGCTAACGAAGGAATTCAATGTTAAAAACAACACGATCCTGGATCATTTGTTTAAATATAGCACTGAAGGGAATAACCTGCGTTTCAGTGACGACTTTTTGGAAACATCTCAGTTGACACCCCAGCAGCAAACCGCCGTCAGCAATGCTTTCAAGCAATATGGAACCAGCGCACTTCGCCCAGTTTTTGACGCGTTGAATGAGGAAGTAAGTTTTGAAGGACTAAAGATAATGCGTTTGCATTATCTTTCTGAGAGACAGCAAAAAGAGCAGTAG
- a CDS encoding Fic family protein, translated as MKSIYKTINLLRARYYEAAIRKDQLLKLISEAEIAEQVYNSNAIENSTLTLAETEKILLQIDLDRFISERELFETKNLARVVAYIDKKAKEQELNLDVILLLHQMLLSNIRDDVAGRFRNNSEWVRVGNHIAIDPKRVVNRLEEILVVYQSTPLLNIIKRIALLHLSFEHTHPFVDGNGRIGRVINNYLLIREGYVPINIKFIDRQLYYAAFSEFNDRQKTSVMEEIVGKALTNSYHKRLAYLEGKEIITLAEYAKRKNISHSNLINKAHRQTIEAFLEKGTWKIAL; from the coding sequence GTGAAAAGTATCTATAAAACAATCAACTTGCTGCGCGCAAGATATTATGAAGCCGCAATTAGAAAAGATCAGCTTCTGAAGCTTATAAGTGAAGCTGAAATTGCTGAGCAGGTCTATAATTCTAATGCAATTGAGAACAGTACCCTTACCCTTGCGGAAACAGAAAAAATCCTACTCCAAATAGATCTGGATCGGTTTATTTCTGAACGAGAGTTATTCGAGACAAAAAACTTAGCTCGTGTTGTAGCATACATCGACAAAAAAGCAAAGGAACAGGAGTTGAACCTGGATGTGATATTACTTTTGCATCAAATGCTGCTATCAAATATTCGTGATGATGTGGCCGGACGATTTCGAAACAATAGTGAATGGGTCCGTGTTGGGAATCATATAGCTATTGATCCGAAACGAGTTGTTAATAGACTTGAAGAGATACTTGTGGTTTATCAGTCAACACCATTGCTAAATATTATTAAGCGCATTGCCCTATTGCACCTCAGTTTTGAGCACACCCATCCTTTTGTGGATGGTAACGGTCGAATTGGCAGGGTTATTAACAATTACCTGCTCATCCGAGAGGGGTATGTGCCTATAAATATTAAATTCATCGATAGACAATTATATTATGCTGCCTTCAGTGAATTTAATGACCGGCAAAAAACATCTGTTATGGAGGAAATTGTAGGGAAAGCACTGACCAACAGTTACCACAAGCGTCTTGCTTATCTCGAAGGGAAAGAGATCATCACTCTTGCCGAATATGCAAAAAGAAAAAATATATCACACTCCAACTTGATCAATAAGGCTCACCGCCAAACCATAGAAGCCTTTCTTGAAAAAGGAACCTGGAAAATTGCCTTATAA
- a CDS encoding asparaginase domain-containing protein — translation MQIQIFITGGTFDKEYNELNGDLYFQDTHLKQMLEQGRSQLDIKIRSLMMIDSLEMTGDDRNIILTHCRKTTTDQIIITHGTDTMVETARFLATHLSDKTVILTGAMIPIVFGSSDGLFNMGAALAYVQTLTPGVYIAMNGQYFSHDNVRKNKTKGLFETLQEV, via the coding sequence ATGCAAATCCAAATCTTCATTACCGGGGGCACATTTGACAAAGAATACAATGAGCTCAATGGTGATCTTTACTTTCAGGACACCCATTTAAAACAAATGCTGGAACAGGGTCGCTCCCAGTTGGATATCAAAATCCGCAGCCTGATGATGATCGACAGCCTTGAAATGACTGGGGACGATCGTAATATTATCCTTACCCATTGTCGAAAAACCACAACTGACCAGATCATTATTACCCACGGGACAGATACCATGGTTGAAACTGCCCGGTTTCTGGCAACGCACCTTTCAGATAAAACCGTTATCCTCACTGGTGCCATGATACCCATTGTCTTTGGAAGTTCCGATGGGCTTTTTAACATGGGAGCTGCACTGGCCTATGTTCAGACGCTAACACCCGGTGTATATATTGCCATGAACGGACAGTATTTTAGCCACGATAATGTCCGTAAGAACAAAACCAAGGGGCTATTTGAAACGCTTCAGGAGGTTTAA
- a CDS encoding TIGR00730 family Rossman fold protein, whose protein sequence is MNVDKRVIRKFEKKTWSEVKSKNSWQVFRIMAEFVEGFDALTEIGPSVTVFGSARTKKDDPYYQTAYELGILLAREGLSVITGGGPGIMEATNKGAMEAGGASAGVGIELPFEASNNAYIDADKNITFRYFFVRKLMFLKYAQAFVAFPGGLGTLDELFESLTLSQTGKTPKFPILLVGTDYWSGLVDWLTSKVLEEGNVNENDLELFRVVDTAEEAMEAITGFFVKFRKEMVPNF, encoded by the coding sequence ATGAATGTAGATAAACGGGTTATCCGCAAATTTGAGAAGAAAACCTGGAGTGAGGTTAAATCCAAGAATTCCTGGCAGGTCTTCAGGATTATGGCAGAATTCGTCGAAGGCTTTGATGCTTTAACCGAGATCGGACCATCGGTAACTGTGTTTGGGTCAGCCCGTACAAAAAAGGATGATCCCTATTATCAGACTGCTTATGAGCTTGGTATCTTGCTGGCTCGTGAGGGACTCAGCGTGATCACCGGTGGTGGTCCGGGCATTATGGAGGCCACTAATAAAGGAGCCATGGAGGCGGGGGGAGCATCTGCTGGTGTTGGCATCGAGCTGCCTTTTGAAGCATCCAATAATGCCTATATCGATGCGGATAAGAATATCACCTTTCGCTATTTCTTTGTACGAAAGCTTATGTTTTTGAAATATGCTCAAGCTTTTGTAGCCTTCCCGGGTGGTTTGGGCACTCTGGATGAATTGTTTGAATCTCTCACGCTCTCCCAAACAGGAAAAACCCCGAAATTTCCCATCCTGTTGGTTGGTACTGATTATTGGTCAGGTCTGGTGGACTGGCTCACATCCAAGGTGTTGGAAGAGGGTAATGTCAATGAGAATGACCTGGAATTATTCCGGGTGGTTGATACTGCTGAAGAGGCTATGGAGGCCATCACCGGGTTCTTTGTCAAGTTCCGCAAGGAGATGGTGCCGAATTTTTAA
- a CDS encoding S41 family peptidase, with protein MKNIKRITVIALILAGLFALSPSGQALFAQGSDFYNKWRDFQDMVKIINTNYVEDVDWEKTMIGAQKGLMEALDPHSVYIVADRMDQINETFRGNFEGIGIEFDIIDDYITVITPIVGSPSDGLLHPGDQIVKIDDESAYKITRDGVFEKLRGAKGSKVKLEIARLGESELIPVTIIRDKIPIYSVLAKFVMEDGTGYILLNRFSSTTSEEMITAITELQGQGMTRLMIDLRNNSGGYMDEVIKIVDHILPGGEKILSTKGRLKNANEEMYSKHKPTFYKQPIIALINRGSASASEILAGALQDLDRGLVVGETSFGKGLVQRQYPLRDGSAVRVTVARYYTPSGRLIQRHYENGDARDYYLELSERDDKDTTDLKDKPQFKTKMGRTVYGGGGITPDIFLEDPATISRSLAKVRRHDIRFFFKIASDYAASHPELADDWPAFLNDFEIEDAFLEEVYKKIFALEDLELDESQIREDDETIRYYLKSELAGKVWGRNEQYQIRTGMDNQIQEARQYFEKAREIAATADYF; from the coding sequence ATGAAAAATATAAAACGAATTACCGTGATCGCTCTTATCCTGGCTGGTCTCTTTGCCTTGAGTCCTTCTGGACAAGCTCTGTTTGCCCAGGGGAGCGATTTTTACAATAAATGGCGAGATTTCCAGGATATGGTAAAAATAATCAACACCAATTATGTTGAAGATGTTGATTGGGAAAAAACCATGATCGGTGCTCAGAAGGGATTGATGGAAGCCCTGGATCCTCACTCGGTATATATTGTGGCTGACCGTATGGATCAGATCAATGAAACCTTTCGGGGCAATTTCGAAGGTATCGGTATCGAATTTGATATTATCGATGACTATATCACTGTGATCACTCCCATCGTCGGTTCTCCCTCCGACGGCTTGCTACATCCAGGTGATCAGATCGTCAAGATTGATGATGAATCTGCCTACAAGATCACCCGGGATGGTGTCTTTGAAAAACTACGGGGAGCCAAGGGTTCAAAAGTTAAGTTGGAAATTGCCAGGCTTGGTGAAAGTGAGCTGATCCCGGTAACCATTATTCGGGATAAAATCCCTATTTACAGTGTGCTAGCCAAATTCGTTATGGAAGACGGAACTGGTTATATCCTGTTGAATCGTTTCTCATCCACTACTTCAGAGGAGATGATCACAGCTATCACCGAGCTTCAAGGCCAGGGTATGACCCGTTTAATGATTGATCTGCGTAACAATAGTGGTGGCTATATGGATGAAGTTATCAAGATCGTGGATCATATTTTACCAGGCGGGGAAAAGATTCTCTCGACAAAGGGTCGTCTTAAAAATGCCAATGAGGAAATGTATTCAAAACATAAGCCTACTTTCTATAAACAACCCATTATTGCGTTGATCAATCGGGGTTCAGCCTCTGCCAGTGAGATCCTGGCTGGTGCCTTACAGGATCTGGACCGAGGGCTTGTAGTCGGTGAGACCAGTTTCGGCAAGGGTCTGGTCCAACGTCAGTATCCCCTGCGTGATGGTTCCGCTGTTCGAGTAACCGTGGCTCGCTATTATACACCTAGCGGCCGATTGATCCAGCGACACTATGAGAATGGTGATGCCCGGGATTATTATCTTGAACTGAGTGAGAGAGATGATAAAGATACAACCGACCTAAAGGATAAGCCTCAATTTAAGACCAAAATGGGACGCACAGTGTATGGTGGTGGCGGAATTACTCCAGATATTTTTCTTGAAGATCCGGCAACCATCTCCCGATCTCTGGCAAAGGTCAGACGACATGACATCAGATTCTTTTTTAAGATCGCTTCAGACTATGCAGCATCTCACCCGGAGTTGGCAGACGATTGGCCAGCTTTTCTAAATGATTTTGAGATCGAAGATGCCTTTTTGGAAGAAGTTTACAAGAAAATCTTTGCGTTGGAAGATTTGGAACTGGATGAATCCCAGATTAGAGAGGATGACGAGACCATCCGGTATTATCTTAAGAGTGAACTTGCCGGCAAAGTGTGGGGAAGAAACGAGCAATATCAGATCAGGACGGGAATGGATAATCAGATTCAGGAAGCCCGTCAATATTTTGAGAAAGCTCGTGAAATTGCAGCAACAGCAGACTATTTTTAA
- a CDS encoding biopolymer transporter ExbD: protein MRLKRKMKTEAGIPTSSLPDIIFMLLIFFMVVTVLREFQGLKLILPEAKKIAKLEGNKHISHIWATAEGTISIDDMIIDMGKIRTIMYDKVVADPQLTVSLKADRQTAMEIITDIHQELREASALKLNYSAKPRE, encoded by the coding sequence ATGCGCCTAAAAAGAAAAATGAAAACTGAAGCCGGGATTCCAACATCCTCGCTTCCCGATATCATCTTCATGTTGCTGATCTTCTTTATGGTTGTGACGGTTTTGCGTGAATTTCAGGGATTAAAGCTGATTCTTCCTGAAGCAAAAAAGATCGCCAAGCTGGAAGGAAATAAACACATCTCCCACATTTGGGCAACTGCAGAAGGAACCATTTCAATTGATGATATGATCATCGATATGGGTAAAATTCGAACGATCATGTACGATAAGGTCGTTGCTGATCCACAGCTAACGGTTTCTTTGAAAGCGGATCGTCAAACAGCTATGGAGATCATCACAGATATTCATCAGGAACTGCGCGAGGCCTCGGCCTTGAAGCTTAACTATTCAGCAAAACCGAGGGAGTAG
- a CDS encoding energy transducer TonB, which produces MLEQQYPHASVSLHHRKYLEIGAIVVLGIFTVVLYAIPKFTTEVLIQEEYVAPIENIEIPPETQQFDKPPPPARPSIPIESEDEEIDEDFTIEETDLEDFEILDEPPPPPESTVIFIAYDEPPEPMGGYAAIQKAVIYPEIAREAGIEGTVIVQATIGKDGRVKETIILKGIPKTGLDEAAMDAIKTIKWKPAYQRDKPVTVRISVPVVFRLKNG; this is translated from the coding sequence ATGCTTGAACAACAATATCCCCATGCCTCGGTAAGCCTGCATCATCGCAAGTATCTTGAAATTGGTGCAATTGTCGTATTGGGTATTTTTACAGTTGTCCTCTATGCTATTCCGAAATTTACTACAGAGGTACTCATTCAGGAAGAGTATGTGGCTCCCATTGAGAACATTGAGATTCCACCAGAGACTCAACAGTTCGATAAACCACCGCCACCAGCACGTCCTTCAATTCCCATTGAATCTGAAGATGAAGAGATCGATGAAGACTTTACGATTGAAGAAACCGATCTGGAAGATTTTGAGATTCTGGATGAACCACCGCCACCACCAGAGAGTACTGTGATCTTCATCGCGTATGATGAACCACCAGAGCCAATGGGTGGCTATGCCGCAATTCAAAAGGCAGTTATTTATCCTGAAATTGCCCGAGAAGCTGGTATTGAAGGAACGGTAATCGTTCAGGCTACTATTGGAAAAGATGGCCGGGTTAAGGAAACCATCATACTCAAGGGTATTCCAAAAACCGGGCTGGATGAAGCTGCCATGGATGCCATTAAAACCATTAAATGGAAACCAGCTTATCAGCGTGATAAACCAGTAACAGTTAGAATATCTGTTCCTGTAGTTTTTCGCCTCAAGAATGGTTAA